The Leifsonia xyli genomic sequence GCCGATGATCAGCATGATCAGGAAGTCGTTGCGGCTGAACCCGAGGCCCGGCACGAAGGTCGCGGCCGAGAAGGTCTTGCCTGCCTTCTCCGCGGCGGCCTGCGCCTGCTCCGCGGTCGCCGGCGTGGTGCCGTAGGTGAGCGTGAACGCGGTCATCAGGTAGAAGAGCACGTAGGTGGCCAGCATGATGAACGTGCCGAGGATGATCTGGCGCCAGCTGGTGCGGAACACGCGTGCGAGCGGCAGCTTGGCGACCTCGCCGGTGTCGACGACCTTCTGGAAGGCCGGCGTCTCGACCAGCTTGAGCCGCACGTAGAGGCCGACGATGACGAGCACCGCGCTCAGCAGGAACGGGATGCGCCAGCCCCAGGCGGCGAAGGCCTCCGGGGCGATGGTCAGGCTCAGGATGAGGAACAGCACGTTCGCGACGATGAAGCCGATCGGCGCGCCGAGCTGCGGGAAGGTGCCGTAGATGGCGCGCTTGCCGGCGGGGGCGTTCTCGGTCGCCAGCAGCGCCGCGCCGCTCCACTCGCCGCCGAGCCCGAGGCCCTGGCAGAAGCGCATCACGACGAGGAGGAACGGGGCCCAGAACTCCCAGCCGGGGACCTGGGCGGTCGGCAGGCAGCCGATGAGGACGGTCGCGATGCCCATGGTGAGCAGCGATCCGACGAGCGTGCCCTTGCGGCCGATGCGGTCGCCGAAGTGCCCGAACAGGATGGAGCCGACCGGCCGGGCGATGAAGGCGACGCCGAAGACGGCGAAGGACGCGAGGAGCGCCGTGGTCGGATCCTCGCTGGTGAAGAAGAGCGCGGGGAACACCAGGACGGCGGCGGTCGCGTAGACGTAGAAGTCGTAGAACTCGATCGACGTGCCGATGAGGCTGGCGAGGATGACGCGGCCGCGGGTGTTCGCGGGCGCGGGGGTGGTGACGGTTTCCGTCGTGGACATGCGTGTAGGGGCTTCCGGAGAGAGAGTGCGAGAGAGCCGCATGGCGGGCGCGGCGTCGGTCGGGCGGAAGGCGCGCATGGGCGGAAGAACGGGCGGCGCTTGTGGCGCACGTTCTACCCTATGCGCGCACGGTGAGTCCGCCGAATTCGTGCGCTCGCTACGCTGAGGAGCATGGAAACGCTGTTCGCTGTCCTACACGTCGTCACCGCGGTCTTCATCGTCGGGCCGATGGCCATTCTCCCGATGACGGCGATGCGCGCCGTCCGGGCGGGTGACGCCCGTCAGGTGGAGACCCTGGCGAAGTCGACCAACCTGCTCTCGCTGCTCTCGCTCCTGGTGGTGCTGTTCGGGTTCGGTGTGATGGGGCTGGCGGACAAGAAGTACGACCTGAGCGTCACGACGCCGTGGATCCTGTGGTCGATCATCCTGTACGTCGTCGCCCTCGGTCTCACCCTGTTCGTGGTCGTGCCGGCCATGCGACGGGCGGGGGAGGCGCTACGCGACGGGACCGCGTCCCGCTACCCGCAGATCGCCGCGGGCTCCGGCGTCGCGAGCCTGCTGCTGCTCGCCGTGGTCGTGCTGATGGTCTGGAAGCCGTAACCAGGCAGATTCCTCTTGCGCTTCGCGCTCTCTCGTCCTACCGTTGTATTCAACAAATTGGTTGATTAACCGAGAGGTTGATGATGCAGGAGGACGGAGCGCTCGACCGGGCGTTCGCGGCACTGGCCGACCCGATCCGCCGGGCGATGATCGCCCGGCTGAGCCGCGGGCCGGCGACCGTGAACGAGCTGGCCGAACCCTTCGCCATCTCGCTGCAGGCGGTCTCCAAGCACATCAGCGTGCTGGAGGCGGCCGGTCTCGTCTGGCGCAGCCGTGAGGCGCAGCGCCGCCCGGTCCATCTGGATGCCGCCGCCCTGGAGCGGCTGACCTCCTGGATCGACCGCTACCGGCTCGAGGCGGAGGCGCAGTTCCGCCGGCTCGACGCCCTCCTGAAGCAGCAGAACGACTCCACCAAGGAGAAGGAATCATGAGCAACTCCGTCACCATCGAGGCCGTCGAGGGCACCTCGTACGCCGACCTCACCCGCGAGTTCGAGGCGCCGGTCGACGCCGTCTTCCGCGCCTACGCCGACCCCGAACTGTTCGCGCAATGGATCGGTCCGCGACGCCTCCGCAACGTCATCACCCAGTGGGATTTCCGCTCCGGCGGCACCTGGGCGTACGAGTCGCACGACACCGACGGCACCGTCTACGCGTTCCGCGGCACGTTCCACACCGTGGAGCTGAACGAGCAGATCATCCAGACCTTCGAGTGGCTGGGCGCCCCGGGCGAGGTGAGCCTCGACCGGATGCGCTTCGAGGCGCTGCCCGGCGGCCGTGCCCGGCTGTCGGGCCGGTCGGTGATGACCTCCCGCGAGGCGCTCGAGCAGATGATCGAGAGCGGCATGGAGTACGGCGTCCGCGAGGGCTTCGAGAAGCTCGACGAGCTGCTGGCGGGGGAGTGACGGCCGTGACCCGCATCGTCGCCGACATCACGATGTCCCTCGACGGCTTCGTCACCGGGCCGAACGCAGGCCCCGGAAACGGGCTGGGCGACGGGGGAGAGGCGCTCCACCGCTGGGTGTTCGCCGGCGACCCCGCCGACGACCGCATCCTGAAAGAGGGGACGGAGCGCTCCGGCGCGGTCATCATGGGCCGCAACCTGTTCGACGTCATCGACGGCCCGGGCGGATGGAGCGACGACCTCGGCTACGGCGCGCACGAGGTCGGCCGTCCGCCGTTCTTCGTGGTGACGTCCACTCCTCCCGCGGAGCGGCGGCTGACGAACCTCGACTTCACCTTCGTCACGACGGGCCTGGCGGACGCGATCGAGCTGGCCCGGGCCGCGGCGGAGGAGCGGTCGGCGGCGTCCGGCCGCGAGGGCGAGGTGGTCCTGATGGGCGGCGGCGCCCTCATCGGATCGGCCGTGTCCGCGGGCCTCGTCGACGTCCTCAGCCTGCACGTGTCGCCGGTGATCATGGGGTCCGGCGACCCGCTGTTCCGGGATGCGGTGCGCCGCGAGCTCGTGCAGC encodes the following:
- a CDS encoding transcriptional regulator — protein: MMQEDGALDRAFAALADPIRRAMIARLSRGPATVNELAEPFAISLQAVSKHISVLEAAGLVWRSREAQRRPVHLDAAALERLTSWIDRYRLEAEAQFRRLDALLKQQNDSTKEKES
- a CDS encoding conjugal transfer protein TrbL, which produces METLFAVLHVVTAVFIVGPMAILPMTAMRAVRAGDARQVETLAKSTNLLSLLSLLVVLFGFGVMGLADKKYDLSVTTPWILWSIILYVVALGLTLFVVVPAMRRAGEALRDGTASRYPQIAAGSGVASLLLLAVVVLMVWKP
- a CDS encoding DNA-binding protein; the protein is MTRIVADITMSLDGFVTGPNAGPGNGLGDGGEALHRWVFAGDPADDRILKEGTERSGAVIMGRNLFDVIDGPGGWSDDLGYGAHEVGRPPFFVVTSTPPAERRLTNLDFTFVTTGLADAIELARAAAEERSAASGREGEVVLMGGGALIGSAVSAGLVDVLSLHVSPVIMGSGDPLFRDAVRRELVQRDVVVTPYATHLTYDVG
- a CDS encoding polyketide cyclase translates to MSNSVTIEAVEGTSYADLTREFEAPVDAVFRAYADPELFAQWIGPRRLRNVITQWDFRSGGTWAYESHDTDGTVYAFRGTFHTVELNEQIIQTFEWLGAPGEVSLDRMRFEALPGGRARLSGRSVMTSREALEQMIESGMEYGVREGFEKLDELLAGE
- a CDS encoding MFS transporter encodes the protein MSTTETVTTPAPANTRGRVILASLIGTSIEFYDFYVYATAAVLVFPALFFTSEDPTTALLASFAVFGVAFIARPVGSILFGHFGDRIGRKGTLVGSLLTMGIATVLIGCLPTAQVPGWEFWAPFLLVVMRFCQGLGLGGEWSGAALLATENAPAGKRAIYGTFPQLGAPIGFIVANVLFLILSLTIAPEAFAAWGWRIPFLLSAVLVIVGLYVRLKLVETPAFQKVVDTGEVAKLPLARVFRTSWRQIILGTFIMLATYVLFYLMTAFTLTYGTTPATAEQAQAAAEKAGKTFSAATFVPGLGFSRNDFLIMLIIGVVFFGIFTLVAGPLAERFGRRKTLIWVTLGIIVFGLLFVPLFAGGTVGTMALLIIGFTLMGLTFGPMGAELPELFPTNVRYTGSAISYNLSSVLGAAVAPTIAVWLWTLAHGSTVWVGVYLSLAGVLTLIALLLSKETRDVEFTDNVS